One stretch of Euphorbia lathyris chromosome 7, ddEupLath1.1, whole genome shotgun sequence DNA includes these proteins:
- the LOC136201138 gene encoding protein PARTING DANCERS homolog isoform X1 gives MATFNSIYRDPAVQNPSNHTSSGNVGVCMMNNKWKDEQHLSFINFISSFLAANSFRLNIVPISPDFIFNCGGLSVAFILFTNWDCENAMPIFSRVQKLKTQFANLYVVVCLPTKEHNDSFVRSYFKYGMEFGRPTFVPVQDREMGFEKIVKIALSRGECKRQDVMTKLKTEKKQAVQAMENFLRVITSIPGIDNHDANSLIQAVGSIEAIAKASKEYILENTDLSSEKVETITRFFRDPKFYLSPKIN, from the exons ATGGCGACTTTCAACTCAATCTACAGAGATCCGGCGGTTCAGAATCCATCAAATCACACATCTTCAG GTAATGTTGGAGTTTGTATGATGAATAACAAATGGAAAGATGAACAACATTTATCGTTCATCAATTTCATCTCCTCCTTCCTAGCGGCTAATTCCTTCCGTCTCAACATTGTTCCGATTTCTCCA GATTTCATTTTTAACTGTGGGGGATTGTCTGTAGCGTTCATCTTGTTCACCAATTGGGATTGTGAAAATGCCATGCCGATCTTCAGCAG AGTTCAGAAGCTGAAGACACAGTTTGCTAACCTTTATGTCGTTGTATGCCTTCCAACCAAGGAGCACAACGATTCGTTTGTTCGCTCTTACTTCAA GTATGGAATGGAGTTTGGCAGGCCAACCTTTGTGCCAGTTCAAGACAGAGAGATGGGATTTGAAAAAATTGTCAAAATAGCTCTCTCTCGCGGAG AATGCAAGCGGCAGGATGTTATGACCAAGTTGAAGACAGAG aagaAACAGGCTGTGCAGGCGATGGAAAATTTCCTTCGAGTGATTACATCTATACCAGGCATTGATAATCATGATGCAAATTCG CTGATTCAAGCCGTTGGTTCGATTGAAGCAATTGCTAAAGCATCCAAAGAGTACATTTTAGAGAATACAGATCTTTCGTCTGAAAAGGTAGAAACCATTACTAGATTTTTCCGAGATCCTAAGTTTTACCTTAGTCCCAAAATCAATTAA
- the LOC136235435 gene encoding bifunctional aspartokinase/homoserine dehydrogenase 1, chloroplastic-like, whose protein sequence is MASSASISNTLHTLSSNAFPHRTKKPKEKISSSPLFSLSRSPLLFRTGFVPQWGNRELTCVHASSSVKAVLLDESKEKVRLPKGDEWSVHKFGGTCVGSSDRIKNVADVVVSDGSEGKLVVVSAMSKVTDMMYDLIYKAQARDDSYIAAVDAVFEKHRLTAMDLLDGDDLASFLSRLHHDVNNLKAMLRAIYIAGHATESFSDFVVGHGELWSAQMLSYVIRKNGIDCTWMDTREVLIVNPTGSNQVDPDFVESEKRLEGWFSKYPCKTIVATGFIASTPQNIPTTLKRDGSDFSAAIMGALLRARQVTIWTDVDGVYSADPRKVSEAVILRTLSYQEAWEMSYFGANVLHPRTIIPVMRYDIPIMIRNIFNLSSPGTMICREYMDEHENLRELDAPVKGFATVDNVALINVEGTGMAGVPGTASAIFGAVKDVGANVIMISQASSEHSVCFAVPEKEVKAVAEALQSRFRQALDAGRLSQVAVIPNCSILAAVGQKMASTPGVSASLFNALAKANINVRAIAQGCSEYNITVVVKREDCIKALRAVHSRFYLSKTTIAMGIIGPGLIGATLLDQLKDQAAVLKEEFNIDLRVMGITGSKRMLLSEVGLDLSKWREMTMESGKAADLETFMHHVHGNHFIPNTVLVDCTADSNIASCYYDWLRKGIHVITPNKKANSGPLDQYLKLRALQRQSYTHYFYEATVGAGLPIISTLRGLLETGDKILRIEGIFSGTLSYIFNNFIGARSFSEAVTEAKEAGYTEPDPRDDLSGTDVARKVIILARESGLKLELSDIPVQSLVPEPLRATASAEEFMKQLPQFDPDMDKKRREAEDDGEVLRYVGVVDVVKEEGRVELRSYKKDHPFAQLSGSDNIIAFTTTRYKEQPLIVRGPGAGAQVTAGGIFSDILRLASYLGAPS, encoded by the exons ATGGCTTCTTCTGCTTCAATCTCCAACACATTACATACTCTCTCTTCCAATGCATTTCCTCACCGTACGAAGAAGCCCAAGGAGAAGATCTCTTCCTCTCCTTTGTTTAGCCTTTCACGTTCTCCTCTTCTTTTTAG GACAGGTTTTGTTCCCCAATGGGGCAATAGGGAATTAACATGTGTTCATGCGTCTTCTTCAGTTAAAG CTGTTTTACTGGATGAATCCAAGGAAAAGGTTCGCCTTCCAAAAGGTGACGAGTGGTCTGTCCATAAGTTTGGTGGTACTTGTGTGGGAAGCTCTGATAGAATAAAGAATGTAGCAGATGTAGTTGTTAGTGATGGTTCAGAAGGGAAGCTGGTGGTTGTGTCCGCAATGTCAAAGGTGACAGATATGATGTATGATCTCATTTACAAGGCACAAGCTCGAGATGATTCTTATATTGCTGCCGTTGATGCTGTTTTTGAAAAGCATAGATTAACTGCAATGGATCTTCTCGATGGGGATGATCTTGCTAGTTTTTTGTCTCGATTACATCATGATGTCAATAACCTAAAAGCAATGCTTCGTGCAATATACATAG CTGGTCACGCAACAGAATCATTTTCTGATTTTGTTGTAGGACATGGAGAGTTGTGGTCTGCTCAGATGTTATCATATGTGATCAGAAAG AATGGGATTGATTGTACGTGGATGGATACAAGAGAAGTGCTTATTGTGAATCCTACAGGTTCTAATCAGGTTGATCCTGATTTTGTTGAATCTGAAAAAAGGCTTGAAGGATGGTTCTCTAAATATCCATGCAAAACAATTGTTGCAACTGGTTTCATTGCCAGTACACCTCAGAATATTCCCACAACTTTGAAGCGGGATGGAAGTGACTTCTCTGCAGCTATAATGGGTGCTCTATTGAGGGCTCGACAAGTTACCATATGGACCGATGTTGATGGGGTCTATAGTGCGGATCCAAGAAAAG TTAGTGAGGCTGTGATCCTGAGGACATTATCTTACCAAGAGGCCTGGGAAATG TCATATTTTGGAGCTAATGTTTTACATCCCCGTACTATCATCCCTGTTATGCGATATGATATTCCAATCATGATAAGAAATATTTTCAACCTTTCTTCACCTGGAACAATGATCTGTCGAGAATATATGGACGAGCATGAGAATCTCCGGGAATTGGATGCCCCTGTCAAAGGTTTTGCTACAGTAGACAATGTTGCTCTTATTAATGTGGAGGG AACTGGAATGGCTGGTGTTCCAGGCACAGCTAGTGCTATTTTTGGTGCTGTTAAAGATGTTGGGGCTAATGTGATAATGATATCTCAG GCTAGTAGCGAACattctgtatgctttgctgtgcCTGAAAAAGAAGTAAAAGCTGTTGCGGAGGCTTTGCAGTCTAGATTTCGTCAAGCGTTGGATGCTGGTCGCCTTTCCCAG gtTGCAGTTATTCCAAATTGTAGCATTTTAGCAGCAGTTGGCCAGAAAATGGCTAGCACTCCTGGAGTCAGTGCTTCTCTCTTTAATGCATTAGCAAAG GCTAATATTAATGTCCGAGCCATAGCTCAAGGTTGCTCTGAGTATAATATTACTGTAGTAGTCAAGCGCGAAGATTGCATAAAGGCTTTAAGAGCTGTACACTCAAGGTTTTATCTCTCAAAAACCACAATAGCAATGGGGATTATAGGACCTGGTTTGATTGGTGCCACATTACTCGACCAGCTTAAGGATCAG GCAGCTGTTCTTAAGGAAGAATTTAACATTGATTTGCGTGTCATGGGAATTACTGGCTCGAAGAGAATGCTTTTGAGTGAAGT TGGACTTGACTTGTCTAAATGGAGAGAAATGACAATGGAGAGTGGTAAAGCGGCTGACTTAGAGACATTCATGCACCATGTGCATGGAAATCACTTTATTCCAAATACTGTTTTGGTTGATTGCACGGCAGACTCCAATATTGCAAGCTGTTACTATGACTGGTTAAGAAAAGGAATTCATGTGATCACTCCAAACAAAAAGGCAAATTCAGGACCACTTGATCAG TATTTAAAGTTGAGAGCTCTTCAACGTCAATCATACACACATTATTTTTATGAAGCTACTGTTGGGGCTGGTCTTCCAATCATTAGTACTTTGCGAGGTCTTCTTGAAACTGGAGATAAAATATTGCGAATTGAAGGAATTTTCAG TGGGACTTTGAGTTATATTTTTAACAACTTCATAGGCGCCCGTTCATTTAGCGAGGCAGTGACTGAGGCAAAGGAAGCAGGGTATACCGAACCAGATCCAAGGGATGATCTCTCTGGAACAGATGTTGCTAGAAAG GTGATAATTCTTGCAAGAGAATCTGGTTTGAAGTTGGAACTTTCTGATATTCCCGTTCAAAGTCTCGTGCCAGAACCATTGAGA GCCACTGCTTCTGCTGAAGAATTTATGAAGCAGTTACCACAATTTGACCCGGATATGGATAAGAAAAGACGAGAGGCCGAGGATGATGGAGAA GTCTTAAGATACGTCGGAGTGGTGGATGTGGTGAAGGAAGAAGGGCGTGTTGAACTACGAAGCTACAAGAAAGATCACCCATTTGCACAGCTATCTGGTTCTGATAACATCATTGCTTTCACAACAACACGGTACAAGGAACAGCCTTTGATAGTCCGGGGGCCAGGTGCGGGAGCTCAAGTGACAGCCGGGGGAATATTCAGTGACATATTGCGATTAGCCTCATACCTTGGTGCTCCATCATAA
- the LOC136201138 gene encoding protein PARTING DANCERS homolog isoform X2: protein MATFNSIYRDPAVQNPSNHTSSGNVGVCMMNNKWKDEQHLSFINFISSFLAANSFRLNIVPISPDFIFNCGGLSVAFILFTNWDCENAMPIFSRVQKLKTQFANLYVVVCLPTKEHNDSFVRSYFKYGMEFGRPTFVPVQDREMGFEKIVKIALSRGECKRQDVMTKLKTEKQAVQAMENFLRVITSIPGIDNHDANSLIQAVGSIEAIAKASKEYILENTDLSSEKVETITRFFRDPKFYLSPKIN, encoded by the exons ATGGCGACTTTCAACTCAATCTACAGAGATCCGGCGGTTCAGAATCCATCAAATCACACATCTTCAG GTAATGTTGGAGTTTGTATGATGAATAACAAATGGAAAGATGAACAACATTTATCGTTCATCAATTTCATCTCCTCCTTCCTAGCGGCTAATTCCTTCCGTCTCAACATTGTTCCGATTTCTCCA GATTTCATTTTTAACTGTGGGGGATTGTCTGTAGCGTTCATCTTGTTCACCAATTGGGATTGTGAAAATGCCATGCCGATCTTCAGCAG AGTTCAGAAGCTGAAGACACAGTTTGCTAACCTTTATGTCGTTGTATGCCTTCCAACCAAGGAGCACAACGATTCGTTTGTTCGCTCTTACTTCAA GTATGGAATGGAGTTTGGCAGGCCAACCTTTGTGCCAGTTCAAGACAGAGAGATGGGATTTGAAAAAATTGTCAAAATAGCTCTCTCTCGCGGAG AATGCAAGCGGCAGGATGTTATGACCAAGTTGAAGACAGAG aAACAGGCTGTGCAGGCGATGGAAAATTTCCTTCGAGTGATTACATCTATACCAGGCATTGATAATCATGATGCAAATTCG CTGATTCAAGCCGTTGGTTCGATTGAAGCAATTGCTAAAGCATCCAAAGAGTACATTTTAGAGAATACAGATCTTTCGTCTGAAAAGGTAGAAACCATTACTAGATTTTTCCGAGATCCTAAGTTTTACCTTAGTCCCAAAATCAATTAA
- the LOC136201138 gene encoding protein PARTING DANCERS homolog isoform X3 produces MATFNSIYRDPAVQNPSNHTSSGNVGVCMMNNKWKDEQHLSFINFISSFLAANSFRLNIVPISPDFIFNCGGLSVAFILFTNWDCENAMPIFSRYGMEFGRPTFVPVQDREMGFEKIVKIALSRGECKRQDVMTKLKTEKKQAVQAMENFLRVITSIPGIDNHDANSLIQAVGSIEAIAKASKEYILENTDLSSEKVETITRFFRDPKFYLSPKIN; encoded by the exons ATGGCGACTTTCAACTCAATCTACAGAGATCCGGCGGTTCAGAATCCATCAAATCACACATCTTCAG GTAATGTTGGAGTTTGTATGATGAATAACAAATGGAAAGATGAACAACATTTATCGTTCATCAATTTCATCTCCTCCTTCCTAGCGGCTAATTCCTTCCGTCTCAACATTGTTCCGATTTCTCCA GATTTCATTTTTAACTGTGGGGGATTGTCTGTAGCGTTCATCTTGTTCACCAATTGGGATTGTGAAAATGCCATGCCGATCTTCAGCAG GTATGGAATGGAGTTTGGCAGGCCAACCTTTGTGCCAGTTCAAGACAGAGAGATGGGATTTGAAAAAATTGTCAAAATAGCTCTCTCTCGCGGAG AATGCAAGCGGCAGGATGTTATGACCAAGTTGAAGACAGAG aagaAACAGGCTGTGCAGGCGATGGAAAATTTCCTTCGAGTGATTACATCTATACCAGGCATTGATAATCATGATGCAAATTCG CTGATTCAAGCCGTTGGTTCGATTGAAGCAATTGCTAAAGCATCCAAAGAGTACATTTTAGAGAATACAGATCTTTCGTCTGAAAAGGTAGAAACCATTACTAGATTTTTCCGAGATCCTAAGTTTTACCTTAGTCCCAAAATCAATTAA